A genome region from Crossiella equi includes the following:
- a CDS encoding RelA/SpoT family protein has translation MSQDVEASVAAQPAFPAPPPSATRRVRARLARRITAQRAAPVKQVLEPLAAVHRELHPKADLALLQRAYDVAEDKHRNQRRKSGDPYITHPLAVATILAELGMDTITLVAALLHDTVEDTDYSLEALSEEFGDEVAHLVDGVTKLDKVKLGAAAEAETIRKMVIAMARDPRVLVIKLADRLHNMRTMRFLAPEKQARKARETLEVLAPLAHRLGMATVKWELEDLAFAILQPKKYDEIVRLVANRAPSRDKHLRSVTTELSGQLEAARILARVEGRPKHYYSIHQKMIVRGRDFDDIHDLVGVRILVDEVRDCYAAMGVVHAQWQPMPGRFKDYVAQPRFGVYQSLHTTVIGPDGKPLEVQIRTYEMHRTAEYGIAAHWRYKETRGSHKGVEVDEMAWMRQLLDWQREAADPGEFLESLRYDLAVKEIFVFTPKGDVVTLPAGSTPVDFAYAVHTEVGHRCIGARVNGRLVALERKLENGEVVEIFTSKAEGAGPSRDWLGFAASPRAKAKIKQWFAKERREEAIEAGKDSIAKEVRRVGLPMQRLVSADSVTALARELRYLDVSSLYAAVGEGHVSARHLVQRLVALLGGVEHAEEELADRATPSTVQRRRGVDAGVVVKGTSDVWVKLARCCTPVPGDEILGFVTRGGGVSVHRTDCTNSEELQASPERLLEVEWAPSASSVFLVAIQVEALDRHRLLSDITKVLADERVNILSASVTTSRDRVAVSRFAFEMGDPKHLGHVLKAVRNVEGVYDVYRVTSAS, from the coding sequence TTGAGCCAGGACGTCGAAGCCTCCGTCGCGGCGCAACCAGCCTTCCCGGCGCCGCCGCCCTCCGCCACCCGGCGGGTGCGCGCACGGCTGGCCCGGCGGATCACCGCGCAGCGTGCCGCCCCGGTCAAGCAGGTGCTCGAGCCGCTCGCGGCGGTCCACCGGGAGCTGCACCCCAAGGCCGACCTGGCGCTGTTGCAGCGCGCCTACGACGTGGCCGAGGACAAGCACCGCAACCAGCGCCGCAAGTCCGGCGACCCCTACATCACCCACCCGCTCGCGGTGGCCACCATCCTGGCCGAGCTCGGCATGGACACCATCACCCTGGTGGCCGCGCTGCTGCACGACACGGTCGAGGACACCGACTACTCCCTGGAAGCCCTCAGCGAGGAGTTCGGGGACGAGGTCGCGCACCTGGTCGACGGCGTCACCAAGCTGGACAAGGTCAAGCTCGGCGCCGCGGCCGAGGCCGAGACCATCCGCAAGATGGTCATCGCCATGGCCCGCGACCCGCGCGTGCTGGTCATCAAGCTCGCCGACCGGCTGCACAACATGCGCACCATGCGCTTCCTCGCGCCGGAGAAGCAGGCCCGCAAGGCCCGCGAGACCCTCGAGGTGCTGGCCCCGCTGGCGCACCGCCTCGGCATGGCCACGGTCAAGTGGGAGCTGGAGGACCTGGCCTTCGCCATCCTGCAGCCCAAGAAGTACGACGAGATCGTGCGCCTGGTCGCCAACCGCGCGCCCTCCCGCGACAAGCACCTGCGCTCGGTGACCACCGAGCTGTCCGGGCAGCTGGAGGCCGCGCGCATCCTGGCCCGGGTGGAGGGACGGCCGAAGCACTACTACTCCATCCACCAGAAGATGATCGTGCGCGGCCGCGACTTCGACGACATCCACGACCTGGTGGGCGTGCGCATCCTGGTCGACGAGGTCCGTGACTGCTACGCCGCCATGGGCGTGGTGCACGCGCAGTGGCAGCCCATGCCCGGCCGGTTCAAGGACTACGTCGCCCAGCCCCGCTTCGGCGTCTACCAGTCCCTGCACACCACCGTGATCGGCCCCGACGGCAAGCCCCTCGAGGTGCAGATCCGCACCTACGAGATGCACCGCACCGCCGAGTACGGCATCGCCGCGCACTGGCGTTACAAGGAGACCCGCGGCAGCCACAAGGGCGTCGAGGTCGACGAGATGGCCTGGATGCGCCAGCTGCTCGACTGGCAGCGGGAAGCCGCCGACCCGGGCGAGTTCCTGGAGTCGCTGCGCTACGACCTCGCGGTCAAGGAGATCTTCGTCTTCACGCCCAAGGGCGACGTGGTCACCCTGCCCGCCGGGTCCACCCCGGTCGACTTCGCCTACGCGGTGCACACCGAGGTCGGGCACCGCTGCATCGGCGCCCGCGTGAACGGCCGCCTCGTCGCCCTGGAGCGCAAGCTCGAGAACGGCGAGGTCGTGGAGATCTTCACCTCCAAGGCCGAGGGCGCTGGCCCCAGCCGCGACTGGCTCGGCTTCGCCGCCAGCCCCCGGGCCAAGGCCAAGATCAAGCAGTGGTTCGCCAAGGAACGCCGTGAAGAGGCCATCGAGGCGGGCAAGGACTCCATCGCCAAGGAGGTCCGCCGGGTCGGGCTGCCCATGCAGCGCCTGGTCTCGGCCGACTCGGTCACCGCGCTGGCCCGCGAGCTGCGCTACCTCGACGTCAGCTCGCTCTACGCCGCCGTCGGCGAGGGCCACGTCTCCGCCCGGCACCTCGTGCAGCGCCTGGTCGCGCTGCTCGGCGGGGTGGAGCACGCGGAGGAGGAGCTGGCCGACCGTGCCACCCCGTCCACCGTGCAGCGCCGCCGGGGCGTGGACGCGGGCGTGGTGGTCAAGGGCACCAGCGACGTGTGGGTCAAGCTCGCCCGCTGCTGCACCCCGGTGCCGGGCGATGAGATCCTCGGCTTCGTCACCCGCGGCGGCGGCGTCAGCGTGCACCGCACCGACTGCACCAACAGCGAGGAGCTCCAGGCCAGCCCGGAGCGGCTCCTGGAGGTCGAGTGGGCCCCGTCGGCCTCCTCGGTGTTCCTGGTCGCCATCCAGGTCGAGGCCCTGGACCGGCACCGCCTGCTTTCCGACATCACCAAGGTCCTGGCCGACGAGCGGGTGAACATCCTGTCCGCCTCGGTCACCACCTCCCGCGACCGGGTGGCGGTGAGCCGGTTCGCCTTCGAGATGGGCGACCCGAAGCACCTGGGCCACGTGCTCAAGGCCGTGCGCAACGTGGAAGGCGTCTACGACGTCTACCGCGTGACCTCGGCCAGCTGA
- a CDS encoding FkbM family methyltransferase: MTVDAIQLHCVNQWEAAFLREEVRGYFAHGFDCPPGATVLDVGANIGVFAAAVHERLRGDVRIFAFEPMPPLHATLARNAEDFFGGTLTALPFGLSAAEAELDFTYFPGATILSSALRDAGNVEAERRRVGEGVVAMIRQGSLGPVARRLPVPLLRYLVGRQLRVLRQHERHRVRVRPLSPVLDELGLTTIDLLKIDVEGAELDVLRGIEDRHWPLVRRAVVEVEHWTATLPEIQAVFERHGLAVRAEQDAGQRAADTGMLFATR; the protein is encoded by the coding sequence ATGACAGTGGACGCGATCCAACTGCACTGCGTCAACCAGTGGGAGGCGGCCTTCCTCCGCGAGGAGGTGCGCGGCTACTTCGCCCACGGTTTCGACTGCCCGCCCGGAGCCACGGTCCTGGACGTGGGCGCCAACATCGGGGTCTTCGCCGCGGCCGTGCACGAGCGCCTGCGCGGGGACGTGCGGATCTTCGCCTTCGAGCCGATGCCGCCCCTGCACGCGACGCTGGCCCGCAACGCCGAGGACTTCTTCGGCGGCACCCTGACCGCCCTGCCCTTCGGTCTGTCCGCCGCCGAGGCCGAGCTGGACTTCACCTACTTCCCCGGTGCCACGATCCTGTCCTCGGCCCTGCGCGACGCGGGCAACGTGGAAGCCGAGCGTCGCCGCGTCGGCGAGGGCGTCGTGGCGATGATCCGCCAGGGCAGCCTGGGCCCGGTGGCGCGCAGGCTGCCGGTGCCGCTGCTGCGCTACCTGGTCGGCCGCCAGCTGCGGGTGCTGCGCCAGCACGAGCGGCACCGCGTGCGGGTGCGCCCGCTCTCCCCCGTGCTGGACGAGCTCGGGCTCACCACGATCGACCTGCTCAAGATCGACGTGGAGGGCGCCGAGCTGGACGTGCTGCGCGGCATCGAGGACCGGCACTGGCCCCTCGTCCGGCGGGCCGTGGTCGAGGTGGAGCACTGGACGGCCACGCTGCCGGAGATCCAGGCGGTGTTCGAGCGGCACGGGCTGGCCGTGCGCGCCGAACAGGACGCGGGCCAGCGCGCCGCCGACACCGGGATGTTGTTCGCCACGCGCTAG
- a CDS encoding tRNA(His) guanylyltransferase Thg1 family protein: MDSGEFEAAQRAGESYQDLTVPRGSWPVLRLDGRGFGRLTGERFARPFDERFAGYMTEVARVLLTELGARFAYTQSDEISVLLPRDSGLFGRRQEKLVSVSAGLASAAFTQAAGVFGHFDSRVWLGAGPCAVADYFSWRQADAARNALNAWTYWTLREEGRSSGEATRSLRGVSTRVRQDLLARRGVRFEELPAWQRRGIALWWREVPARGFDPVRAVPVTTTRRRVHVERDLPWKQAYRFLVLGQLA; the protein is encoded by the coding sequence GTGGACAGCGGCGAGTTCGAGGCGGCGCAGCGGGCCGGGGAGTCCTACCAGGACCTCACGGTGCCGCGCGGCAGCTGGCCGGTGCTGCGCCTGGACGGCCGCGGGTTCGGCCGCCTCACCGGCGAGCGGTTCGCGCGGCCCTTCGACGAGCGGTTCGCCGGGTACATGACCGAGGTGGCCCGGGTGCTGCTCACCGAGCTCGGCGCCCGGTTCGCCTACACGCAGAGCGATGAGATCTCGGTGCTGCTGCCCCGGGACTCGGGGTTGTTCGGGCGGCGGCAGGAGAAGCTGGTGTCGGTGTCGGCGGGGCTGGCCTCGGCCGCGTTCACCCAGGCCGCCGGGGTCTTCGGGCACTTCGACAGTCGCGTGTGGCTCGGTGCCGGGCCCTGCGCGGTGGCCGACTACTTCTCCTGGCGCCAGGCCGACGCCGCCCGCAACGCGCTCAACGCCTGGACCTACTGGACCCTGCGCGAGGAGGGCCGCTCCAGCGGCGAGGCCACCCGGTCACTGCGCGGGGTGTCCACGCGGGTGCGGCAGGACCTGTTGGCGCGGCGCGGGGTCCGGTTCGAGGAGCTGCCCGCCTGGCAGCGGCGCGGCATCGCCCTGTGGTGGCGCGAGGTCCCGGCCCGGGGCTTCGACCCGGTGCGCGCGGTACCGGTGACCACCACGCGGCGGCGGGTGCACGTCGAACGCGACCTGCCGTGGAAGCAGGCGTACCGGTTCCTGGTGCTCGGGCAGCTGGCGTAG
- a CDS encoding LamG-like jellyroll fold domain-containing protein, translated as MSLLRLVLVVVLALTGLTALPSPAGAAPPGFTDTVALGGLHAPTAVRFAADGRVFVAEKAGIVKVFDGLADPTPTVFADLRTQVHDYWDRGLLGLALHPRFPAVPHVYVAYTYDALPGGTAPAWGDTCPDPPGATVDGCVVQGRVSRLVVSGQVAGPEQIVLTGWCQQFPSHTVGALAFGPDGSLYVSAGDGASFNYADYGQTKNPCADPPGPTLTPPTAQGGAVRAQSVRRPAGQPRTMSGSVIRINPDTGEAMPGGPFAGSPDANARRITAYGLRNPFRFTVRPGSGELWVADVGWSTWEEINRIPGPADAVAENFGWPCFEGGARQAGYESIGLDSCRTLPATEHRAPHYAYRHDASVVPGDGCPTGSSSVTGLAFESGSAYPAEYRGALFFADSSRGCVWAMLAGTDGQPDPARIVTMATGVQIPVQLTSGPGGDIFYLALGAGQLRRIGYPAGNRAPTARATATPASGPVPLAVQFDGTASTDPDADALSYAWDLDGDGAYDDSVQPRPTWTYGQVGQYRAGLRVTDPGGLSGTTALTVTAGQPPPQDPVPVITSPAGTLTWQVGQRITFSGTATDPQEGQLPPSALSWRLLLHHCPSNCHNHPVQNWSGTASGEFAAPDHEYPSYLELVLTARDATGREASTSVRLNPRTVELTFTSDPPGLRLTTFGQTQTTPFTRTVIVGSANSVSAPSPQSVAGTSFGFTRWSDGGAATHVITAPATAATYTAAYRATGLLAEYGFDAGSGTTAADDSGNGRTGTLNGPQWTTGRHGGALRFDGVDDWVTVPNHTSLSPPRFTLSAWVRPSTTSTQWRTVALRETTRGLTYGLYASSPSRGPGAVVRVGTAESDTAGATALPADQWSYLSATHDGTALRLYVNGAQVATRAAPGTVTTSDGVLRIGGNAVWGNEFFAGLIDELRLYDRALTQAELAADMARPVN; from the coding sequence ATGTCCCTGCTGCGCCTCGTGCTCGTTGTCGTCCTCGCCCTGACCGGGCTGACCGCGCTGCCCTCCCCGGCCGGGGCCGCGCCACCGGGGTTCACCGACACCGTCGCCCTCGGCGGCCTGCACGCGCCGACCGCCGTGCGGTTCGCCGCCGACGGGCGGGTGTTCGTGGCGGAGAAGGCCGGGATCGTGAAGGTCTTCGACGGCCTCGCCGACCCCACGCCGACCGTGTTCGCCGACCTGCGCACCCAGGTGCACGACTACTGGGACCGCGGGCTGCTCGGCCTGGCCCTGCACCCCCGGTTCCCCGCCGTACCGCACGTCTACGTGGCCTACACCTACGACGCCCTGCCCGGCGGCACCGCGCCCGCCTGGGGTGACACCTGCCCCGACCCGCCCGGGGCCACCGTGGACGGCTGCGTGGTGCAGGGGCGGGTGTCTCGGCTGGTGGTCAGCGGGCAGGTCGCCGGGCCCGAGCAGATCGTGCTGACCGGGTGGTGCCAGCAGTTCCCCAGCCACACCGTCGGCGCCCTGGCCTTCGGGCCCGACGGCTCGCTCTACGTCAGCGCCGGGGACGGCGCCAGCTTCAACTACGCCGACTACGGCCAGACCAAGAACCCCTGCGCCGACCCGCCCGGTCCCACCCTCACCCCGCCGACGGCGCAGGGCGGGGCGGTGCGGGCGCAGTCCGTGCGGCGGCCCGCCGGGCAGCCCCGCACGATGTCCGGCAGCGTCATCCGGATCAACCCCGACACCGGGGAGGCCATGCCGGGCGGGCCGTTCGCGGGCAGCCCGGACGCCAACGCCCGCCGTATCACCGCCTACGGCCTGCGCAACCCGTTCCGGTTCACCGTGCGCCCCGGCTCCGGCGAGCTGTGGGTGGCCGACGTCGGCTGGAGCACCTGGGAGGAGATCAACCGCATCCCCGGCCCGGCCGACGCGGTCGCGGAGAACTTTGGCTGGCCCTGCTTCGAGGGCGGCGCCCGCCAGGCCGGGTACGAGTCGATCGGCCTGGACTCCTGCCGCACGCTCCCCGCGACCGAGCACCGCGCCCCGCACTACGCCTACCGGCACGACGCGTCCGTGGTCCCCGGCGACGGCTGCCCGACCGGCTCCTCCTCGGTGACGGGCCTGGCCTTCGAGTCCGGCAGCGCCTACCCCGCCGAGTACCGGGGCGCGCTGTTCTTCGCCGACTCCTCCCGCGGCTGCGTGTGGGCCATGCTCGCCGGAACCGACGGCCAGCCCGACCCGGCGCGCATCGTCACCATGGCCACCGGCGTGCAGATCCCGGTGCAGCTGACCAGCGGTCCGGGCGGCGACATCTTCTACCTGGCGCTGGGCGCGGGCCAGCTGCGGCGGATCGGCTACCCGGCGGGCAACCGCGCGCCCACCGCCCGCGCCACCGCCACCCCCGCCAGCGGCCCGGTGCCGCTGGCGGTGCAGTTCGACGGCACCGCCTCCACCGACCCGGACGCCGACGCCCTGTCCTACGCCTGGGACCTCGACGGCGACGGCGCCTACGACGACTCGGTCCAGCCGCGCCCCACCTGGACCTACGGCCAGGTCGGCCAGTACCGGGCCGGGTTGCGGGTCACCGATCCCGGCGGCCTGTCCGGTACCACCGCGCTCACCGTGACCGCGGGCCAGCCGCCGCCCCAGGACCCGGTGCCGGTGATCACCAGCCCGGCGGGCACGCTGACCTGGCAGGTCGGCCAGCGGATCACCTTCTCCGGCACCGCCACCGACCCGCAGGAGGGCCAGCTGCCGCCGTCCGCGCTGAGCTGGCGGCTGCTGCTGCACCACTGCCCGAGCAACTGCCACAACCACCCGGTGCAGAACTGGTCCGGCACCGCCTCCGGCGAGTTCGCCGCCCCCGACCACGAGTACCCGTCCTACCTGGAGCTCGTGCTCACCGCCCGCGACGCCACCGGCCGCGAGGCCAGCACCTCGGTGCGGCTCAACCCGCGCACGGTCGAGCTGACCTTCACCAGCGACCCGCCCGGCCTGCGCCTGACCACGTTCGGGCAGACCCAGACCACACCCTTCACCCGCACGGTGATCGTGGGCTCGGCGAACTCGGTGTCCGCGCCCAGCCCGCAGTCGGTGGCGGGCACGAGCTTCGGCTTCACCCGCTGGTCCGACGGCGGCGCGGCCACGCACGTGATCACCGCCCCGGCCACCGCCGCCACCTACACCGCGGCCTACCGCGCCACGGGCCTGCTGGCCGAGTACGGCTTCGACGCGGGCAGTGGCACCACCGCCGCCGACGACAGCGGCAACGGCCGCACCGGCACCCTGAACGGTCCACAGTGGACCACGGGCCGCCACGGCGGGGCGCTGCGCTTCGACGGGGTGGACGACTGGGTGACGGTGCCGAACCACACCAGCCTGTCCCCGCCGCGCTTCACCCTCTCCGCCTGGGTGCGGCCGAGCACCACGAGCACGCAGTGGCGCACGGTCGCCCTCCGCGAGACCACCCGGGGCCTGACCTACGGCCTGTACGCGAGCTCCCCGTCACGGGGACCGGGCGCGGTGGTCCGGGTCGGCACCGCCGAGAGCGACACCGCGGGCGCGACCGCGCTGCCCGCCGACCAGTGGTCCTACCTCAGCGCGACCCACGACGGCACGGCCCTGCGCCTGTACGTCAACGGCGCCCAGGTGGCCACCCGGGCCGCCCCGGGCACGGTGACCACCTCGGACGGGGTGCTGCGCATCGGCGGGAACGCGGTGTGGGGCAACGAGTTCTTCGCCGGGCTCATCGACGAGCTGCGCCTGTACGACCGGGCGCTGACCCAGGCCGAGCTGGCGGCGGACATGGCCCGGCCGGTGAACTAG
- a CDS encoding peptidylprolyl isomerase, translating into MPSNEQRRQAAKRKLERQLERRAVRAKRRRVIGVSVTVVAVLAVVGGIYWLATMPDSTDAAANPSESSTTPPPPGKTTDGPCKYAESPGEPAAKEAGLPADPNPTPNQGKAEVNFKTNQGDIGLTLDKAKAPCTVQSFTHLVAKKYYDNTVCHRLTTTDGLKVLQCGDPKGTGQGGPGYTIKDEKPTDLKPGSGQGASVYPRGTLAMAKTAAPDSGGSQFFMVYADSQLPPEYTVFGTVNEAGLQILDKVAGAGADAGPSGQPGDGKPKSEVKIELATLKS; encoded by the coding sequence GTGCCGAGCAACGAGCAGCGCCGGCAGGCTGCCAAGCGCAAGCTGGAGCGGCAGCTGGAACGCCGAGCGGTGCGCGCCAAGCGCCGTCGCGTGATCGGAGTATCGGTCACCGTCGTCGCGGTTCTGGCGGTCGTGGGCGGTATCTACTGGCTGGCGACCATGCCGGACAGCACCGACGCCGCGGCCAACCCCTCGGAGTCCAGCACCACCCCGCCCCCGCCGGGCAAGACCACCGACGGCCCGTGCAAGTACGCGGAGTCCCCGGGTGAGCCCGCGGCGAAGGAGGCGGGCCTGCCCGCCGACCCGAACCCGACCCCGAACCAGGGCAAGGCCGAGGTCAACTTCAAGACCAACCAGGGCGACATCGGCCTGACGCTGGACAAGGCCAAGGCCCCCTGCACGGTGCAGAGCTTCACGCACCTGGTGGCCAAGAAGTACTACGACAACACCGTCTGCCACCGCCTGACCACCACCGACGGCCTCAAGGTCCTGCAGTGCGGCGACCCCAAGGGCACCGGCCAGGGCGGCCCGGGCTACACCATCAAGGACGAGAAGCCCACCGACCTGAAGCCGGGCTCGGGCCAGGGCGCGAGCGTCTACCCGCGCGGCACGCTGGCCATGGCCAAGACCGCGGCCCCGGACAGCGGCGGCAGCCAGTTCTTCATGGTCTACGCCGACTCCCAGCTCCCGCCGGAGTACACCGTCTTCGGCACGGTCAACGAGGCGGGCCTGCAGATCCTGGACAAGGTCGCGGGCGCGGGCGCCGACGCGGGCCCCAGCGGCCAGCCCGGTGACGGCAAGCCGAAGTCCGAGGTCAAGATCGAGCTGGCGACGCTGAAGAGCTGA
- a CDS encoding MBL fold metallo-hydrolase: protein MLVAGFPAGPLAANCYLLAPDEGQACVIVDPGQDAEDLIEAALRQYKLTPVAVLLTHGHFDHVFSVTPVCDGNDIPAWIHPADRGLLSDPARGFGPDSAAFFGGRLELREPREVRELADGADLEIAGLRFTVDHTPGHTGGSVCFRTGTEEGGRLLLSGDTLFAGSIGRTDLPGGDSTAIMDSLRAKVLPLPDDTVVLPGHGSPTTIGRERAGNPFLTGLTDGGTPAFPTRGL, encoded by the coding sequence GTGCTCGTCGCCGGGTTCCCCGCGGGCCCCCTCGCCGCCAACTGCTACCTGTTGGCGCCCGACGAGGGCCAGGCCTGCGTGATCGTGGACCCCGGACAGGACGCCGAGGACCTCATCGAAGCGGCCCTGCGCCAGTACAAGCTCACCCCGGTGGCGGTGCTGCTCACGCACGGGCACTTCGACCACGTCTTCTCCGTCACCCCGGTCTGCGACGGCAACGACATCCCGGCCTGGATCCACCCCGCCGACCGCGGTCTGCTCAGCGACCCGGCCCGCGGCTTCGGGCCGGACTCGGCCGCCTTCTTCGGCGGACGGCTGGAGCTGCGCGAGCCGCGTGAGGTGCGTGAGCTGGCCGACGGCGCCGACCTGGAGATCGCCGGTCTCCGGTTCACCGTCGACCACACCCCGGGCCATACCGGCGGGTCGGTGTGCTTCCGCACCGGCACGGAGGAGGGCGGACGGCTGCTGCTGTCCGGCGACACCCTCTTCGCCGGGTCCATCGGACGCACCGACCTGCCGGGCGGCGACTCCACGGCGATCATGGACTCGTTGCGCGCCAAGGTGTTGCCCCTGCCGGATGACACCGTGGTGCTGCCCGGCCACGGCAGCCCGACCACCATCGGCCGCGAGCGCGCCGGCAACCCGTTCCTCACGGGCCTGACCGACGGCGGCACACCGGCCTTCCCGACCCGAGGACTGTGA
- the hisS gene encoding histidine--tRNA ligase — protein MSTFAAPKGIPEYYPPVSAAFTHARETLTEQARLAGYGYIELPMFEDTALFARGVGESTDVVTKEMYTFADRGGRSVTLRPEGTAGVMRAVIEHGLDRGQLPVKLYYAGAFFRYERPQAGRYRQLQQVGIEAIGVDDPAIDAEVISVADAGYRALGLTGYRLEITSLGDATCRPAYREKLQAFLAKLPLDEATRTRAELNPLRVLDDKRPEVRALLEDAPLMVDHLSPECREHYERMKGHLGDLGVKFVENPRMVRGLDYYTKTTFEFVHDGLGAQSGIGGGGRYDGLMAELGGQPLSGIGFGLGVDRAVLACQAEGLAIGEQARCEVFGVPLGEAAKSRLVAIGGALRAAGVRTDLTYGGRGVKGAMKAADKSGAKYALVLGDRDLAEGIVQLKDLVSGEQRPVPLAEVVPQVRAALAGS, from the coding sequence ATGAGCACCTTCGCCGCACCCAAGGGCATCCCCGAGTACTACCCGCCGGTCTCCGCCGCCTTCACCCACGCCCGCGAGACGCTGACCGAGCAGGCCCGGCTGGCGGGCTACGGCTACATCGAGCTGCCCATGTTCGAGGACACCGCGCTGTTCGCGCGCGGTGTCGGCGAGTCCACTGACGTGGTCACCAAGGAGATGTACACCTTCGCCGACCGCGGCGGCCGCTCGGTCACGCTGCGCCCGGAGGGCACCGCGGGCGTCATGCGCGCGGTCATCGAGCACGGCCTGGACCGCGGCCAGCTGCCGGTGAAGCTGTACTACGCGGGCGCGTTCTTCCGCTACGAGCGCCCGCAGGCGGGCCGCTACCGGCAGCTGCAGCAGGTCGGCATCGAGGCCATCGGCGTCGACGACCCGGCCATCGACGCCGAGGTCATCTCGGTGGCCGACGCGGGCTACAGGGCGCTCGGCCTGACCGGCTACCGCCTGGAGATCACCTCGCTGGGCGATGCCACCTGCCGCCCGGCCTACCGCGAGAAGCTCCAGGCGTTCCTGGCCAAGCTGCCCCTGGACGAGGCCACCCGCACCCGCGCCGAGCTCAACCCGCTGCGTGTGCTCGACGACAAGCGCCCCGAGGTCCGCGCGCTGCTCGAGGACGCGCCGCTGATGGTCGACCACCTCTCGCCGGAGTGCCGCGAGCACTACGAGCGGATGAAGGGCCACCTCGGCGACCTGGGCGTGAAGTTCGTGGAGAACCCACGCATGGTCCGCGGCCTCGACTACTACACCAAGACCACCTTCGAGTTCGTGCACGACGGTCTCGGCGCGCAGTCGGGCATCGGCGGTGGCGGGCGCTACGACGGGCTGATGGCCGAGCTGGGCGGGCAGCCGCTGTCCGGCATCGGCTTCGGCCTCGGCGTGGACCGCGCGGTGCTGGCCTGCCAGGCCGAGGGCCTGGCCATCGGCGAGCAGGCGCGCTGCGAGGTCTTCGGCGTGCCGCTCGGCGAGGCGGCCAAGTCGCGGCTGGTGGCCATCGGCGGCGCGCTGCGCGCGGCCGGGGTGCGCACCGACCTCACCTACGGCGGCCGGGGCGTGAAGGGTGCGATGAAGGCGGCGGACAAGTCCGGTGCCAAGTACGCGCTGGTGCTGGGCGACCGCGACCTGGCCGAGGGCATCGTGCAGCTCAAGGACCTGGTCTCCGGCGAGCAGCGGCCGGTGCCGCTGGCCGAGGTGGTCCCGCAGGTCCGCGCGGCCCTGGCGGGGTCGTGA
- a CDS encoding ATP-binding protein: MSARPAESSIALEVTSAACRQARVLVRDTLTGWDLPAPVIEDAMLVASELVANVVDHANGPLRLEVRPSGNGVLVRVSDGSGVPPVLHRGPLDSVRQRGLQLVEALSVRWGHTPVAGGKIVWAELAG, translated from the coding sequence ATGAGCGCCCGGCCAGCCGAGAGCAGCATCGCCCTCGAGGTCACCTCGGCGGCCTGCCGACAGGCCCGCGTGCTGGTGCGCGACACCCTCACCGGCTGGGACCTGCCCGCCCCCGTCATCGAGGACGCCATGCTGGTGGCCAGTGAGCTGGTGGCCAACGTCGTCGACCACGCCAACGGCCCGCTCCGCCTGGAGGTGCGCCCCAGCGGCAACGGCGTGCTGGTGCGGGTCAGCGACGGCAGCGGCGTGCCGCCAGTCCTGCACCGGGGGCCGCTGGACTCGGTGCGGCAGCGCGGCCTGCAGCTCGTGGAGGCCCTGTCCGTCCGGTGGGGGCACACGCCCGTGGCGGGCGGGAAGATCGTGTGGGCGGAGCTGGCCGGGTAG
- a CDS encoding alpha-ketoglutarate-dependent dioxygenase AlkB → MAHAFQGSLFDQAEPGFSPLRELARTPLAHGAWLDVLPGWLTGADELFELLAAEVSWQAERRQMYDRVVDVPRLLCFYGEGAPLPSPLLTQARDALTEHYRAELGEPFRTAGLCFYRDGQDSVAWHGDTIGRGATEDTMVAILSVGSPRQLLLRPRGGGEVLRHALGHGDLVVMGGSCQRTWDHAIPKTTRPVGPRISIQFRPRGVR, encoded by the coding sequence ATGGCCCACGCGTTCCAGGGCTCCCTGTTCGACCAGGCTGAGCCCGGTTTCTCCCCGCTGCGCGAGCTGGCGCGCACACCGCTGGCGCACGGCGCCTGGCTGGACGTGCTGCCGGGCTGGCTCACCGGCGCGGACGAGCTGTTCGAGCTGCTGGCCGCCGAGGTGTCGTGGCAGGCCGAGCGGCGCCAGATGTACGACCGGGTGGTCGACGTGCCGCGCCTGCTCTGCTTCTACGGCGAGGGCGCGCCGCTGCCGTCCCCGCTGCTCACCCAGGCCCGCGACGCGCTCACCGAGCACTACCGGGCCGAGCTGGGCGAGCCGTTCCGCACCGCCGGGCTGTGCTTCTACCGCGACGGCCAGGACAGCGTGGCCTGGCACGGCGACACCATCGGCCGGGGCGCCACCGAGGACACCATGGTGGCCATCCTGTCCGTGGGCTCACCGCGCCAGCTGCTGCTGCGCCCACGCGGCGGCGGCGAGGTGCTGCGGCACGCGCTCGGGCACGGTGACCTGGTCGTCATGGGCGGTTCGTGCCAGCGCACCTGGGACCACGCCATCCCGAAAACCACCCGTCCGGTGGGTCCGCGCATCAGCATCCAGTTCCGGCCACGTGGCGTCCGGTGA